Proteins encoded within one genomic window of Synechococcus sp. PCC 7335:
- a CDS encoding CHASE2 domain-containing protein, with protein MTDVYSLKVTQVEQVCFFELTWGRGRRLTAKLPYPAQVEALYQSWQRVYLNYYQSALRPDALNLDPNLGPDSGLNLGTNLGLRGRAVTSGQLTAKTDWHGQLVQAEAKLLYEFHQWLRNAALFDIRSELARRIAEPPPAKPIGEGSVGLDLLVACDPLDLGRWPWEEWEINAEYGSNRLVRIARLPMNVHEALTQVRRSHTAARVLVILGDDTGLDFEAELAAIVALKRLAQITVIGWQPGVDTTWLKQRICDTIQRDSGWDMLLFFGHSNEANAVGGQIAIAPQTTLSLRELDPYLRKAKQRGLKFALFNSCKGLDIANALIDIGLNQVAVMREPIHNRVAQLFLIQFMQSLASFDDVHTALQKASQFLRSKSNLTYPSAHLVPSLFRHSDAVLFRLQPVGWRARINELLPHTRWQTAALCLIAGLSLFNPATEALTARRLQVQAVYRSITRQVPTEPSPVTLVEIDDLSIREGFPNGIPNPIDRAYLASILDRLSALQAQVVGIDYLLDRAQEQNDQRFAQAVSESVAQGTTLVFGSVLQPEGEVGVREDLASLNWAMQGYTNTPRGYLRVLPAGSSCVERCPFSYLLAIAQTAHQAAQRTVRQADLQTELQLAIAPDLDSQTDYRRTLLTTVQRQDSDLVPSDLYGLRLSPWASISRWWNQRWLHPLLDYSLPPDAIYSKLSAYQLLHFPEAQLANQIDWQNQVIIIASGAYDEAGTGAIRDYISAPGVIAFWRSQTGDQSRGMTRFTGGETNAYAVHHFLRRHYLTPIPDTWLVGIGVFVGAGAVWLYQRRQPPYRHRQLALLGASLGYGGLSLQLGVTSQLLLPWLLPVATVWVFCLPMVLPTVFAAKQSSSLL; from the coding sequence ATGACAGATGTTTATAGCCTAAAAGTCACTCAGGTCGAACAGGTCTGTTTTTTTGAGCTGACTTGGGGTAGAGGTCGTCGACTCACCGCAAAGCTTCCGTATCCCGCTCAGGTAGAAGCCCTCTATCAAAGCTGGCAGCGAGTCTATCTAAACTACTATCAATCGGCGCTGCGTCCGGACGCTTTGAATTTAGATCCAAACCTTGGCCCTGATTCCGGTCTTAATTTAGGCACGAACTTGGGCCTAAGAGGGCGAGCTGTGACCTCTGGCCAGCTTACGGCTAAAACCGATTGGCATGGACAACTTGTACAGGCTGAAGCTAAGCTCCTGTATGAATTTCACCAATGGCTGCGGAATGCGGCGCTATTCGATATTCGCAGTGAGCTAGCGCGAAGAATAGCTGAGCCACCGCCTGCTAAACCTATTGGAGAAGGCTCAGTAGGTTTAGATCTGTTAGTTGCCTGCGATCCATTAGACCTAGGTCGGTGGCCTTGGGAAGAGTGGGAGATCAACGCTGAGTATGGTTCAAACCGACTCGTACGCATTGCCCGGTTGCCGATGAACGTACATGAAGCGCTCACGCAGGTTCGCCGGTCCCATACGGCTGCTAGGGTGCTAGTCATTCTAGGTGACGATACGGGTCTAGATTTTGAAGCAGAGCTAGCGGCGATTGTTGCCCTAAAGCGGCTTGCCCAAATTACGGTCATAGGTTGGCAGCCAGGTGTAGATACTACCTGGTTAAAGCAAAGGATCTGCGACACCATTCAGAGAGATTCTGGCTGGGATATGCTGTTGTTCTTTGGTCATAGTAATGAGGCTAATGCCGTAGGTGGACAAATTGCGATCGCCCCACAGACTACGCTTTCACTGCGCGAGCTAGATCCTTATTTGCGAAAAGCCAAACAGCGGGGACTAAAGTTTGCACTTTTCAATTCTTGCAAAGGACTCGATATCGCCAACGCTTTGATCGATATTGGTCTAAACCAGGTTGCCGTTATGCGCGAGCCGATACATAACCGTGTGGCCCAACTCTTTTTAATTCAATTCATGCAAAGTCTTGCGAGCTTTGACGATGTGCATACGGCCTTGCAAAAAGCGAGTCAGTTCCTACGTTCGAAAAGTAATCTTACCTACCCATCGGCTCATCTCGTTCCTTCTCTTTTTCGCCACAGCGATGCTGTTCTATTTCGGCTACAGCCCGTTGGCTGGCGGGCTCGGATCAACGAGCTTTTGCCGCATACCCGTTGGCAAACCGCCGCCTTGTGTCTGATTGCAGGGCTGAGTTTGTTTAATCCGGCAACTGAGGCACTCACCGCTCGGCGCCTACAGGTTCAAGCTGTTTACAGAAGCATTACTAGGCAAGTTCCCACAGAGCCGTCGCCCGTGACTTTAGTAGAGATCGATGACTTATCAATCCGAGAAGGCTTTCCAAACGGGATTCCAAATCCGATCGACCGAGCTTATCTTGCTAGCATTCTCGATCGGCTCAGTGCCTTACAAGCACAGGTAGTAGGGATCGATTATCTGCTTGATCGCGCTCAAGAGCAAAACGATCAGCGCTTTGCTCAAGCAGTCTCTGAGTCTGTAGCTCAAGGAACCACACTAGTGTTCGGTTCGGTTCTACAGCCTGAAGGCGAGGTTGGAGTTAGAGAAGATCTCGCTAGTCTGAACTGGGCAATGCAGGGCTATACCAATACACCCAGAGGGTACTTGCGGGTACTGCCAGCAGGGAGTAGTTGTGTAGAGCGCTGTCCTTTCTCATATCTGCTAGCGATCGCCCAAACAGCTCACCAGGCAGCCCAACGAACTGTCCGTCAAGCTGATCTCCAGACCGAACTGCAATTGGCGATCGCTCCCGATCTCGATAGCCAAACTGACTATCGCCGCACGCTACTCACCACTGTACAACGACAAGATAGTGATCTAGTGCCAAGCGATCTCTATGGGCTAAGACTTTCTCCGTGGGCAAGTATCTCACGCTGGTGGAATCAACGCTGGCTGCACCCTCTGCTAGATTACTCACTACCGCCTGATGCAATCTACAGCAAACTTAGTGCTTATCAGCTTTTACACTTCCCAGAGGCGCAGCTAGCGAATCAGATCGATTGGCAAAATCAGGTTATTATTATCGCTTCAGGTGCCTACGATGAAGCGGGAACTGGCGCAATTAGAGATTATATTAGTGCGCCAGGTGTGATCGCTTTCTGGAGATCTCAAACAGGTGACCAATCGCGGGGAATGACTCGATTTACAGGCGGCGAAACCAACGCCTACGCCGTTCATCACTTTCTTAGAAGGCATTATCTGACACCCATTCCAGATACTTGGCTAGTGGGCATTGGCGTATTTGTAGGCGCAGGAGCTGTTTGGCTTTACCAGCGCCGGCAGCCTCCCTACCGTCATCGGCAACTTGCGTTGCTAGGAGCTAGTTTGGGATATGGTGGGCTTAGCCTACAGCTAGGTGTTACTAGCCAACTGTTGCTTCCTTGGCTATTGCCAGTTGCTACCGTCTGGGTATTTTGTCTGCCAATGGTTCTACCTACTGTCTTTGCTGCTAAACAATCTTCAAGTCTCTTATGA